The following are from one region of the Methanospirillum hungatei genome:
- a CDS encoding helix-turn-helix transcriptional regulator codes for MKNKIKVFRAMYDLTQEDLAREVGVTRQTILAIEKGKYDPSLELAFRMARRFQVTIEEIFIFEENSS; via the coding sequence ATGAAGAATAAAATCAAGGTTTTCCGTGCGATGTATGATCTAACGCAAGAAGATCTTGCCAGGGAAGTTGGTGTTACCAGGCAAACCATTCTCGCTATTGAAAAGGGAAAATATGATCCGTCCCTTGAATTAGCGTTTAGAATGGCCCGTAGGTTTCAAGTTACGATTGAAGAGATATTTATTTTTGAAGAGAATTCCTCATAA
- a CDS encoding SLC13 family permease yields the protein MYLVIIRAEEEYIYPRRGAITQLALVILVLVFILIAVRQVGGYSIRIWQIMLIGAGGVLFTGQISLSDAFHAINPGVMFFLLGMFVIGEGVKSSGILEDCISWICHHAHSGEMLLALIIGTMGLLSAVLMNDTIAIIGAPLILTIADRFLISKPGAMIALCFSVTTGSVFSPIGNPQNYLIASYIPELSPYLLFFIGLFIPTILSMGVIYAILRPLFRKVEPENLDCMLLISRMAIDRWPVYLSFIILVVGVGLQILDGLQIWKWSIPIEWIALTGAIPVVVFSKDKIRLFKDIDWYTLIFFAAMFILMQSVYDTGFFQDLLPETGISDVFFVMTAGVLLSQVISNVPFVALFQPLLLSPGVSPSVILALAAGSTIAGNLTILGAASNVIIIQQAERRGVHIPMMLFCRYGIPVTICQMLIYTVYIHFICLFGF from the coding sequence GTGTACCTTGTTATTATCAGAGCAGAAGAAGAATATATTTACCCCCGGAGAGGTGCTATCACGCAGCTTGCTCTTGTTATTCTGGTTCTTGTCTTTATCCTTATTGCTGTTCGACAGGTTGGCGGGTACTCAATCCGCATATGGCAGATCATGCTTATCGGGGCAGGTGGGGTACTTTTTACTGGTCAGATATCCCTTTCTGATGCATTCCATGCAATAAATCCAGGAGTTATGTTTTTTTTACTTGGAATGTTCGTTATTGGAGAGGGGGTGAAATCCAGTGGCATACTTGAGGATTGTATCTCTTGGATCTGTCACCATGCACATTCTGGTGAAATGTTACTCGCTCTCATCATCGGGACCATGGGACTGTTATCAGCGGTGCTCATGAATGACACGATTGCTATCATCGGGGCACCACTCATCCTAACGATCGCAGATCGTTTTTTAATATCAAAACCAGGGGCCATGATCGCCCTTTGTTTTTCAGTCACAACAGGAAGTGTGTTCAGTCCTATAGGCAATCCACAAAATTATCTCATTGCTTCCTACATACCAGAACTATCACCATATTTGCTCTTTTTCATTGGTCTTTTTATTCCAACTATCCTTTCAATGGGTGTAATTTATGCAATTCTTCGTCCTCTTTTTCGAAAGGTAGAACCTGAAAACTTGGATTGTATGTTACTTATAAGTAGGATGGCGATAGACCGCTGGCCTGTTTATCTTTCATTCATTATCCTTGTGGTGGGAGTTGGTCTCCAGATCCTGGATGGGCTGCAGATATGGAAATGGTCAATTCCAATTGAGTGGATTGCATTAACTGGTGCAATCCCTGTTGTAGTATTTTCAAAAGACAAAATACGGCTTTTCAAGGATATTGATTGGTATACCCTCATCTTTTTTGCAGCTATGTTCATACTTATGCAGAGTGTTTATGACACAGGTTTTTTTCAGGATTTACTCCCGGAGACCGGAATTTCTGACGTTTTTTTTGTTATGACTGCAGGCGTTCTACTCTCACAAGTAATCTCAAATGTTCCCTTTGTAGCTCTTTTTCAGCCACTCCTGCTCTCACCAGGTGTCTCTCCATCTGTCATCCTTGCTCTTGCTGCAGGAAGTACCATTGCTGGAAATCTCACTATCCTGGGAGCAGCAAGTAATGTGATTATCATTCAGCAGGCAGAGAGGAGAGGAGTACATATTCCAATGATGCTTTTTTGCCGATATGGCATTCCGGTAACGATATGCCAGATGCTCATTTATACCGTATATATTCATTTCATCTGCCTATTTGGTTTTTAA
- a CDS encoding DUF3821 domain-containing protein, with amino-acid sequence MNCPRVFLILIISLLILSSGVLALDSKVPKDGVVFVGENDIDISDCNVRAGDEIAFWSSGSPEGTPDSRAKVMDARHFFVDPAFFSGKTGTWYGLVSKKPVFKVEDPWIQFDVVEQGIDHEPEWIKKGNLVSFKISTNMYVLSERPGSAGVPVRINLTGPNETVYTTLQSPTGSYNLENIFVYYSPFDTGAAWETKDDTIYPEGEYTAWASIQVNDIGEKNPGDGITTSLKTTITLSKVKPEEKKQDETDDEKEENGANESSDDEEEESETPTPTPSPTPEPTEEPTPVLTIDITPIVTSSVEEVTARPTKPPLPSPPKTSDEKTPKQPLGLFVCILSLSAVFILVGKRFH; translated from the coding sequence ATGAATTGTCCCAGGGTTTTTCTCATTCTTATTATATCTCTGCTTATCCTCTCATCCGGGGTGCTTGCCCTGGATTCAAAAGTACCAAAGGATGGCGTTGTGTTCGTTGGAGAGAATGATATTGACATTTCTGATTGTAATGTCCGTGCAGGTGATGAAATTGCATTCTGGAGTTCCGGTTCACCCGAAGGAACACCTGATTCACGGGCAAAGGTCATGGATGCCCGGCATTTTTTTGTAGATCCTGCGTTCTTTTCCGGGAAAACGGGGACATGGTATGGGCTGGTTAGTAAAAAACCAGTATTTAAGGTTGAAGATCCCTGGATTCAGTTTGATGTAGTTGAACAGGGGATTGATCATGAACCAGAATGGATTAAAAAAGGAAACCTAGTCTCATTTAAAATATCGACAAATATGTATGTGTTAAGTGAGCGTCCTGGTTCAGCAGGAGTTCCTGTCAGGATAAATCTTACCGGTCCGAATGAAACCGTTTACACTACACTCCAGTCTCCTACCGGGTCTTATAATCTTGAAAATATTTTTGTATACTATAGTCCTTTTGACACTGGTGCAGCGTGGGAAACGAAGGATGACACCATCTATCCGGAAGGTGAATATACTGCGTGGGCATCAATACAGGTGAATGATATTGGTGAGAAAAACCCTGGAGATGGTATCACCACAAGTCTGAAGACGACGATAACCCTGAGTAAAGTAAAACCTGAAGAAAAGAAACAAGATGAAACTGATGATGAAAAGGAAGAAAATGGAGCGAATGAATCTTCAGATGATGAGGAGGAGGAGTCAGAAACCCCTACACCAACCCCATCACCGACACCTGAACCAACCGAAGAGCCTACTCCTGTTCTAACCATTGATATTACACCAATTGTAACAAGTTCAGTTGAAGAAGTAACCGCACGACCAACAAAACCTCCTCTCCCCTCCCCTCCAAAGACATCTGATGAAAAAACCCCAAAACAACCACTTGGACTTTTTGTTTGCATATTATCCTTATCTGCGGTTTTTATTCTTGTCGGAAAAAGATTCCATTAA
- a CDS encoding DUF2178 domain-containing protein produces MKQYTYFLLLGIIAILEVGIFYWSVENLEPLIMTGAVVIGVLAAWISRQMVDDVITDERSHLITEKASLRTLQVMGITLFSYALGGVVISIGGDTFGPFSYQIARFSFLLMFIVFLMIIVYILFISWYERKFGAGGEDEE; encoded by the coding sequence ATGAAGCAATACACATATTTCCTTCTCCTAGGTATCATCGCAATCCTCGAGGTTGGAATATTTTACTGGTCAGTAGAGAACCTTGAACCCCTGATTATGACCGGAGCTGTAGTAATTGGGGTACTTGCTGCCTGGATTTCAAGGCAGATGGTGGATGATGTAATTACTGATGAACGTTCTCATCTTATCACTGAGAAGGCATCTTTGAGAACCCTTCAGGTTATGGGAATAACTCTTTTTTCATATGCTCTTGGAGGTGTGGTTATTAGTATCGGGGGAGATACATTCGGTCCTTTTTCTTATCAGATAGCTCGTTTTTCATTCCTTCTCATGTTTATTGTCTTTCTGATGATAATTGTCTACATCCTCTTCATCTCCTGGTACGAGCGAAAATTTGGTGCCGGAGGGGAGGATGAAGAATAA
- a CDS encoding response regulator encodes MPGILVVDGKPTHRDYLADILTNAGYQVTGKASSGAEAISLFHQNKPDLVTLDLIMPDMNGMDLLKVMKGTSPSVSFLICTSIYHEMIPDLAKRTGAEALFQKPVSASNLLETVSAIMGTPSLQTQ; translated from the coding sequence ATGCCCGGAATATTAGTTGTTGATGGCAAACCCACACATCGGGACTATTTGGCTGACATATTAACTAATGCCGGATATCAGGTAACCGGAAAAGCATCATCCGGTGCTGAGGCAATATCATTGTTTCATCAGAATAAGCCTGATCTCGTAACGTTGGATCTGATAATGCCGGATATGAATGGTATGGACCTTCTGAAAGTCATGAAAGGGACCAGTCCGTCAGTCTCCTTTCTCATCTGTACCTCAATTTATCATGAGATGATCCCTGATCTTGCGAAAAGAACCGGAGCTGAAGCTTTGTTTCAGAAGCCTGTTTCAGCTTCAAACCTCCTTGAAACAGTATCTGCGATCATGGGAACACCATCCCTGCAAACACAATAG